A window of the Burkholderia sp. 9120 genome harbors these coding sequences:
- a CDS encoding branched-chain amino acid ABC transporter substrate-binding protein, whose protein sequence is MSLRTTLKPLALITGALFALAPLASSADQTVKIGFAAPMTGANAGYGKDLENGVRLAIEEANAQKIKIGDQVTQFQLVSEDDQADPRIGVQAAQKLVDSGVSAVVGHFNSGTTIPASQIYEQAGIPVIDPAATNPIITGRGFANTFMVISTDAQNAGNAGVYAVEVSKAKRIAIVDDRTAFGQGEADEFEKAVKAHGGTIVTREYTDNKAVDFSTQITKIKSTNADLVFFGGLDTQAAGFAKRMKQLSLNAQLVGGGGVMDEDFIKLAGDAAEGAQAWEYGRPLAQLPGGKDFSAKFKKRFGVDILSYAPFGYDGAWAAIKAMQQAKSSTPNVYRPVLKAIDFDGVTGKISFDSTGALKSGSSTLYQVKNGAWVPIVTKSGG, encoded by the coding sequence CTTCGCACTACGCTGAAACCACTCGCATTGATCACTGGCGCCCTGTTCGCACTCGCGCCGCTGGCCAGTTCCGCCGATCAGACGGTGAAGATCGGCTTCGCCGCGCCGATGACGGGCGCCAACGCCGGCTACGGCAAGGATCTGGAAAACGGCGTGAGGCTCGCCATCGAGGAAGCCAACGCGCAGAAGATCAAGATCGGTGACCAGGTCACGCAATTCCAGCTGGTCTCCGAGGACGACCAGGCCGACCCGCGCATCGGCGTGCAGGCCGCGCAGAAGCTGGTCGACTCGGGCGTCTCGGCGGTAGTCGGCCACTTCAATTCGGGCACCACGATTCCGGCCTCGCAGATTTATGAGCAGGCCGGCATTCCGGTGATCGACCCGGCCGCCACCAACCCGATTATCACCGGACGCGGCTTCGCGAACACCTTCATGGTGATTTCCACCGATGCGCAGAACGCCGGCAACGCGGGCGTCTACGCGGTGGAAGTGAGCAAGGCCAAGCGCATCGCGATCGTCGACGACCGGACCGCGTTCGGTCAGGGCGAGGCCGACGAGTTCGAGAAGGCGGTGAAAGCGCACGGCGGCACCATCGTGACGCGCGAGTACACCGACAACAAAGCGGTCGACTTCAGCACGCAGATCACCAAGATCAAATCGACCAATGCCGACCTGGTGTTCTTCGGCGGCCTGGACACGCAGGCGGCCGGCTTCGCGAAGCGGATGAAACAGTTGAGCCTGAACGCGCAACTGGTGGGCGGCGGCGGCGTGATGGACGAGGACTTCATCAAGCTCGCCGGCGACGCGGCGGAAGGCGCGCAGGCGTGGGAATACGGCCGGCCGCTGGCGCAGTTGCCGGGCGGCAAGGACTTCTCCGCGAAGTTCAAGAAGCGCTTCGGGGTGGATATCCTGTCGTACGCACCGTTCGGCTACGACGGCGCGTGGGCCGCGATCAAGGCCATGCAGCAGGCCAAATCGAGCACGCCGAATGTGTATCGTCCGGTGCTGAAAGCGATCGATTTCGACGGCGTGACCGGCAAGATTTCGTTCGACAGCACGGGCGCGTTGAAGAGCGGGTCGTCGACGCTGTATCAGGTCAAGAACGGCGCGTGGGTGCCGATCGTGACGAAGAGCGGCGGTTGA
- a CDS encoding DUF3857 and transglutaminase domain-containing protein: MVSAFADETASSADDRAPSTMESDVHLFTIQKDGSIEEHDDTILHANTTSGVDDIAQRYVWFNKDIEQVQLLAAETLDPNGVAHPVGPEAIRDVQEPRSAGAPSFEDGVLRTVIFPGVEPGSRVHLAFRKTRTKPLQAGTFAYLVEPTRDPVDLQRLIFDLPADVPLYADARGYTALPPVTANGRTRYEFDYRHGPYAPLEAGAVGYANWGDRLMVSTVPDFASFAARYRGPAADATMSDPAIVRLAQQLTAGSADPRDKARILYDWMRLNIRYVALFLGETAAIPHKAIDILHNRYGDCKDHVALYSALLAAVGIRSEAVLLNLGPYYSLPAVPGYGSSAINHAIVWIPELTLYADTTAGGVAFGYLPPSVMDRPVLLVDDGVLSRTPATQARERRARLQIDVDEQGSANYAYRVEDTGYTAELERNTFRRATRQRTQLIAANRLLMTGLHGTAQLRTDDVSATHGPFATSMQGSVAHFVWSDGTTAVPALTSLSGGMSSQVQAWLAEPARTQPWACLGGAFDETLEMRLPRFVRVTDLPVDTSVQDRFLTFTSRYIFDPSTRVLQVRRQLRAAFDHQMCTADEFAAMKDDLVRIERDLAAELVVKVTHVAKVASSTSTSK; the protein is encoded by the coding sequence ATGGTCAGCGCCTTTGCCGACGAGACCGCTTCATCCGCCGACGATCGCGCGCCCTCCACGATGGAGAGCGACGTCCACCTGTTCACGATCCAGAAAGACGGCTCCATCGAAGAGCACGACGACACGATTCTGCACGCCAATACGACGAGCGGCGTCGACGACATCGCGCAACGCTATGTGTGGTTCAACAAGGACATCGAGCAGGTGCAATTGCTGGCCGCCGAAACGCTCGACCCGAACGGCGTCGCGCATCCGGTCGGCCCGGAAGCGATCCGCGACGTGCAGGAGCCGCGCTCGGCCGGCGCGCCGAGTTTCGAGGACGGCGTGTTGCGCACGGTGATTTTCCCCGGCGTGGAGCCCGGCTCGCGCGTGCATCTGGCGTTTCGCAAGACCCGCACGAAACCTTTGCAGGCCGGCACGTTCGCCTATCTGGTCGAGCCGACGCGCGACCCCGTCGACCTGCAACGCCTGATCTTCGACCTGCCCGCCGACGTGCCGCTTTACGCCGACGCGCGCGGCTACACCGCGTTGCCGCCGGTCACGGCCAACGGCCGCACCCGCTACGAATTCGACTACCGGCACGGGCCTTACGCGCCGCTCGAAGCCGGTGCGGTGGGTTACGCGAACTGGGGCGACCGGCTGATGGTGTCGACGGTGCCGGACTTCGCGAGTTTCGCGGCGCGCTATCGCGGGCCCGCCGCCGACGCCACCATGAGCGATCCCGCGATCGTCCGGCTGGCGCAGCAGCTGACCGCTGGCAGCGCCGATCCGCGCGACAAAGCCCGCATTCTTTACGACTGGATGCGCCTGAATATCCGCTACGTCGCGTTGTTTCTCGGCGAGACGGCGGCGATTCCGCACAAGGCGATCGACATCCTGCATAACCGTTACGGCGACTGCAAGGATCACGTCGCGCTGTACAGCGCGTTGCTGGCGGCGGTCGGTATTCGCAGCGAGGCGGTGCTGCTCAACCTCGGGCCGTACTACAGCTTGCCGGCCGTGCCCGGCTACGGCAGCAGCGCGATCAATCACGCGATCGTGTGGATCCCCGAGCTGACGTTGTATGCGGATACGACGGCGGGCGGTGTGGCGTTCGGTTATCTGCCGCCGAGCGTGATGGACCGGCCGGTGCTGCTGGTCGACGACGGCGTGCTGTCGCGCACGCCGGCCACGCAGGCGCGCGAGCGCCGCGCGCGTCTGCAGATCGACGTCGACGAACAAGGCTCGGCGAACTACGCGTACCGCGTCGAAGACACGGGGTACACGGCGGAACTCGAACGCAACACGTTCCGGCGAGCGACGCGGCAGCGCACGCAACTGATCGCCGCGAACCGGCTGTTGATGACGGGCCTGCACGGCACGGCCCAGCTACGCACGGACGACGTCAGCGCCACGCATGGACCGTTCGCCACATCGATGCAGGGCAGTGTGGCGCACTTCGTCTGGTCGGACGGCACCACGGCGGTGCCGGCGTTGACGAGTCTGTCGGGCGGAATGAGTTCGCAGGTGCAGGCGTGGCTGGCGGAGCCGGCGAGAACGCAACCGTGGGCCTGTCTGGGTGGCGCGTTTGACGAGACGCTGGAAATGAGGTTGCCGCGCTTTGTCCGCGTGACGGATTTGCCGGTCGATACGTCGGTGCAGGACCGGTTTTTAACGTTCACGTCCCGCTATATTTTCGATCCATCGACGCGCGTGCTGCAGGTCCGGCGGCAACTGCGAGCCGCCTTCGATCATCAGATGTGTACCGCCGATGAATTCGCCGCCATGAAAGACGACCTCGTGCGGATCGAGCGGGACCTCGCCGCCGAGCTGGTGGTCAAGGTGACCCATGTGGCCAAGGTGGCAAGTTCAACTTCAACTTCGAAGTAG